The following nucleotide sequence is from Candidatus Thermoplasmatota archaeon.
GCCTCGATGCACTTCCCGCTGCAATCGAAGCAGGATCGAAGGCTTATAAACAGGCAGGACTTAAACCATCCGATATTGATTTTGCAGAGGTGCATGATTGTTTTACCATAGCAGAAATAATGGCGATAGAAGATTTGGGATTTGTAAAAAGAGGGAAGGGAGGAAAGACTATGGATGAAGGATTGACAAACCTGGATGGCGAAATACCCATAAATACATCTGGGGGGCTTAAATCGAAGGGGCATCCTGTGGGTGCTACAGGTATAGCTCAGATACATGAGCTTATTCTTCAATTGAGGGGAAAAGCTGGTAAAAGGCAGATCGAAAAGGCGGATATAGGCCTGGCTCACAATGTTGGTGGGTCTGGAGGAACTGCTGTTGTTCATATTCTGGAGGCGATATAAATGGGTGTGTCAAGATATTGGAGAGAAATACCACAGAGGTATAATTTAGCGGGAACGAAATGTGGGTCATGCGGAAAAGTATATTTCCCGCCAAAGGCCATATGCCCTACATGCAGAAGAAAATCTATGGGAAAAATGGAGGAATATAAACTTAAGGGGACCGGAACAGTAGAAACATATACGATAATTTATGCACCTCCTCCGGATTTTGAGGGAGAAGAACCCTATGCCATTGCATTGATAAAAATGGAGGAGGGGTGCTACCTTATGGGACAGATAGTCGACTGCGAATTAGATGAAATACATATCGGAATGAAGGTAAAGTCGTGCTTCAGGAGAATAGAGGAAGATGGAACCCGTGGTGCTATTCAATATGGATATAAATTCAAAAAAGTGGGTTAAACAAAATTATAAAAGTGGGAATATGGCAGATATAAAAATACAGAACATGGTCGCCTCGACCGTTATAGCAAAAGAACTGGATTTAGATAAGATACTGGCTTCACTTGAAAATACAAAGTATAATCCCGATCAGTTTCCAGGGCTTGTTTACCACATAGAAAAGCCAAAAACTGCATTTCTGCTGTTTAAGAGTGGAAGAGTAATATGTACGGGGGCAAAAAATATACAGGACATAAACACCGCGATGAGAAAATTGTATCCAAAGATGAAAGAATTAGGATTTGATGTGATAAAGCCAGAGGTGAATATTCAAAACATTGTTGCCTCGGTGGATTTGCATGTAAAGCTTAATTTATTGGAACTATCGCTTGCTCTTGGACTTGAGAATATAGAATATGAGCCAGAAATATTTCCGGGCATGGTATACCGTCTCGATGAGCCTGGTGTGGTATTCCTGTTCTTTGGTTCAGGCAAAATAGTATGTACTGGAGCAAAAAAGAAAGAGGACATTGCAAGAGCTGTTGATATAATAACAGAAGAACTAAACAAAAGAGGATTTTTGTAGACTATGTTTTATTTGCCCTTGGGCATCCATAAGAGATCAGTTTTATTTTTCACCCTACGATTCTTTACACTGTCCAAAACATCGGCGATATCCTTTCCAACTCTTGACAAAAAATATCTTTTATCCTCGTCCTGCTCTATAACCCCATCATCTCTCAGTTTCTTCAAATGAAAACTCAACTTCGGGTTATCTTTTATATTAAGCATTTGAGCTATCTTGGTAAAGCTGTATTTTTCACTGTCTGATAATAGCTGGATTACTTTTCTTCTCAGATAATTGGATATTGATTCCGAAAAAAGGCCAAGCCTGATATCGGCTATTATATCGCTTATTTCATTTGCCATTTTATTATCAACATTTTTGAAGTCCGTAGAAAGGATCAATGTGCCCCTGTTAGTGGAAGACATCCTGTATAACCATTTCAAAAAATTTCTTGCTTCGTCAGTGGAATTCTTCTCAAGTAAGTATTCAATATTTGTCAGTAAAATTACAGTATTATACTCAAATAATTCTGATAATTCTTTTTTTATATCCTCGATATCTCTTGGATACCAATCCTTTACAAGACTAATGGGACGAACGTTATCCATTCCTTTAATTCTATCTAAATCTTTTGTTATGCATATGCCCTTCCTATCTTTTATCAACTCTTCGAATTTCTTAAAATAGTCATCTCCCTCAAAATTTAATTTTTTCAATTCATCAAACTTTATTTCTTCCAAGGCAGCTAGTATACTTCCCTCGAGTTCCTCAACATCGAAAGGTTTCCTTATATAATCAAATGCTCCTTGCTTCATCGCTTCGATGGCGGTGTCTATGGTGGCATAGGCAGTTATCATAATTACAGGTATTGAAGCAATTTTTTTCTTTATTCTTTTCAGTACTTCTATTCCGTCCATGCCGGGCATTTTTATATCCAAAAAAACTAAACTTGCATCTTCCAGTTTTTCTAAACATTCTTCACCTGATTTTGCAGTTATAACTTTGTATCCATACGACTCAATGGCAGTTTTGGCAGCGTCCAGTATAGATGGGTCATCATCAACAAACATTATTTTTTCCATCATTTTCCTTCTCCCGGTATGAGCAAATGGAAAGTGGAGCCTCTGCCAACTTTGCTTTCAGCCCATACCTTCCCCCCATGCCCCTCTATTATATTTTTTACTATTGACAGGCCAAGTCCCATTCCTCCGTTTTTATTGTCCCCCGTATAAAACGGATCGAATATCCTATCGATTTCATCTTCTGGTATGCCAGCACCATTATCTGATATTCTCAGATGCACTTTCTCACCGTCCGCTCTTGCAGATATTTTTATTTTTCCCCCAGGAGGGGTATATCTTATTGCATTCACAAGTATATTCTTAATGGCTTTTCCAAATAAATTTTTATCCCCCTTCAACGTTGATGAGGTGGGTATTTTAATAGATACACATT
It contains:
- a CDS encoding response regulator: MMEKIMFVDDDPSILDAAKTAIESYGYKVITAKSGEECLEKLEDASLVFLDIKMPGMDGIEVLKRIKKKIASIPVIMITAYATIDTAIEAMKQGAFDYIRKPFDVEELEGSILAALEEIKFDELKKLNFEGDDYFKKFEELIKDRKGICITKDLDRIKGMDNVRPISLVKDWYPRDIEDIKKELSELFEYNTVILLTNIEYLLEKNSTDEARNFLKWLYRMSSTNRGTLILSTDFKNVDNKMANEISDIIADIRLGLFSESISNYLRRKVIQLLSDSEKYSFTKIAQMLNIKDNPKLSFHLKKLRDDGVIEQDEDKRYFLSRVGKDIADVLDSVKNRRVKNKTDLLWMPKGK
- a CDS encoding TATA-box-binding protein, translated to MADIKIQNMVASTVIAKELDLDKILASLENTKYNPDQFPGLVYHIEKPKTAFLLFKSGRVICTGAKNIQDINTAMRKLYPKMKELGFDVIKPEVNIQNIVASVDLHVKLNLLELSLALGLENIEYEPEIFPGMVYRLDEPGVVFLFFGSGKIVCTGAKKKEDIARAVDIITEELNKRGFL
- a CDS encoding Zn-ribbon domain-containing OB-fold protein, with translation MGVSRYWREIPQRYNLAGTKCGSCGKVYFPPKAICPTCRRKSMGKMEEYKLKGTGTVETYTIIYAPPPDFEGEEPYAIALIKMEEGCYLMGQIVDCELDEIHIGMKVKSCFRRIEEDGTRGAIQYGYKFKKVG